A portion of the Thunnus maccoyii chromosome 20, fThuMac1.1, whole genome shotgun sequence genome contains these proteins:
- the LOC121886511 gene encoding galanin receptor 2a, protein MNEYNIKMNLSSLNSSSWKAESVVISLGFSLIFLVGTVGNSLVLAVLFRNGQTNTKTTNLFILNLAIADLCFIVFCVPFQATIYTLDEWVFGPVVCKVVHFVIFLTMYASIFTLAAVSLDRYLAICYPLRSREMRTPKNALTSIGLVWGLALVFSGPYLSYYRQMNLAGAVLCIPAWESKPRIVMDVCTFIFGYLIPVLVLSLTYVRTIRYLWTSVDPVKDMSESRRAKRKVTKMIIIVTALFCLCWLPHHLVILCMWFRRFPLNHTTYILRILSHLVAYANSCLNPIVYALVSKHFRKGFRKVFSCSLRRREVTKVQVIQAVNTVSSVETSN, encoded by the exons ATGAATGAATACAACATAAAGATGAATTTATCTTCCCTCAACTCCTCCTCTTGGAAAGCAGAGTCCGTGGTGATTTCTTTGGGGTTTTCGCTCATTTTCCTGGTCGGCACGGTTGGAAACTCTCTGGTGCTCGCTGTTCTGTTCCGCAACGGACAGACGAACACCAAAACCACCAACCTGTTCATCCTCAACCTCGCGATAGCGGATCTTTGCTTTATTGTGTTCTGTGTGCCTTTTCAAGCCACCATCTACACTCTGGATGAATGGGTGTTCGGTCCTGTGGTCTGTAAAGTCGTTCACTTCGTCATTTTTCTCACCATGTACGCCAGCATCTTCACCCTGGCAGCTGTTTCCCTGGACAG GTATTTGGCCATCTGCTACCCTCTCCGCTCCAGGGAGATGAGAACACCAAAGAACGCCCTCACCTCCATCGGTCTGGTTTGGGGTTTGGCCCTGGTTTTCTCCGGACCGTATCTCAGCTACTACAGACAGATGAACCTGGCCGGCGCTGTGTTGTGTATCCCTGCCTGGGAGTCCAAACCACGCATCGTAATGGACGTTTGCACCTTCATCTTTGGCTACCTCATCCCCGTCCTGGTGCTCAGCCTCACCTACGTTCGCACCATCAGGTACCTCTGGACCAGCGTGGACCCTGTGAAGGACATGTCCGAGTCGAGGCGGGCCAAGCGTAAAGTCACCAAGATGATCATCATCGTCACCGCCCTCTTCTGCCTTTGCTGGCTCCCCCATCACCTGGTCATCCTCTGCATGTGGTTCAGACGCTTCCCCCTCAACCACACCACCTACATCCTCCGCATCCTCTCCCACCTGGTGGCTTACGCCAACTCCTGCCTCAACCCCATCGTCTACGCGCTCGTCTCCAAGCATTTCCGCAAAGGCTTCAGGAAGGTTTTCAGCTGCTCgttgaggaggagggaggtcaCCAAGGTGCAGGTCATCCAGGCAGTGAACACGGTCAGTAGCGTGGAGACGTCCAACTAG